One stretch of Candidatus Methylomirabilota bacterium DNA includes these proteins:
- a CDS encoding enoyl-CoA hydratase-related protein: MVITGAGSAFSAGGDRAFLEELPAMPPARIREVVYGTFQRVPRAIRSMDKPVVAAVNGAAVGAGCEITVACDFRIASSLTRFGEVWINLGCVPALGGMFLLPRIVGLVKATELVMTCEIIDAAEALRIGLVNKVVMPPELPRAAFELAQRLARGPARALAAAKTALNRGLDSTFLAELEATLEQQTACFATRDFAEGVEALAAKRPPRFTSA, translated from the coding sequence GTGGTGATCACGGGCGCGGGCAGCGCCTTCTCGGCGGGCGGTGACCGGGCGTTCCTCGAGGAGCTGCCGGCCATGCCGCCGGCCCGCATCCGCGAGGTGGTCTACGGCACCTTCCAGCGCGTGCCGCGGGCCATACGCTCTATGGACAAGCCCGTGGTCGCCGCCGTCAACGGCGCGGCCGTGGGCGCCGGGTGCGAGATCACGGTCGCCTGCGATTTCCGGATCGCCTCTTCGCTCACGCGCTTCGGCGAGGTCTGGATCAACCTCGGCTGCGTGCCGGCGCTCGGCGGGATGTTCCTCCTGCCGCGGATCGTGGGCCTGGTGAAGGCGACGGAGCTCGTGATGACCTGCGAGATCATCGACGCCGCGGAGGCCCTGCGCATCGGCCTGGTGAACAAGGTCGTCATGCCGCCCGAACTGCCGCGCGCGGCCTTCGAGCTCGCGCAGCGGCTGGCGCGCGGTCCCGCGCGCGCGCTCGCGGCGGCCAAGACCGCGCTCAACCGCGGGCTCGACTCGACGTTCCTTGCCGAGCTCGAGGCGACGCTCGAGCAGCAGACCGCCTGTTTCGCCACGCGGGACTTCGCCGAGGGCGTGGAGGCCCTGGCGGCCAAGCGCCCGCCCCGTTTCACCAGCGCGTAG
- a CDS encoding APC family permease yields MNLNSVKKLLVGSPLATAQARHERLSKTSALAVFSSDALSSVAYATEEILLILVLAGTVALHYSIPIGVAIAVLIAVVVSSYRQTILAYPLGGGSYIVTKDNLGTLPGLISGGALLIDYVLTVAVSVAAGVAALTSAVPWLYPYRIVIGVAFVALVTLANLRGIRESGKLFALPTYLFIAGFCVLIVYGLVRWTFGWDAPAQAMRPVIPGAHELTLFLVLRAFASGCAALTGVEAVSDGVPAFKPPEAKNARVVLAWLGVILISLFMGITFLTRHYGLTPLPEETIVSQLARQIVGEGLFYYALQGSTMLILVLAANTAFADFPRLSFFLARDGFLPRQFGTRGDRLVFSNGILILGGTAALLLVLFGGSTHALIPLYAVGVFLSFTLSQASMVRRWLVRREPGWRWRWWVNAVGAATTGLVVMVITATKFTHGAWVVVLLIPLLVMMFVSIRRHYVDVAGQLSLEHLSDEPPMTNTVLVLVGDLHMGVVRALRFAQSLSSNPKAVYVELDPARTLRLEERWAKGGCGVPLVVLSSPYRSVLGPLFEYMDRIQSQAPHGVITIVIPEFVPRHWWQHALHNQTALLVKGALLFRPGIVVVDVPFHLKA; encoded by the coding sequence GTGAACCTCAATTCCGTCAAGAAGCTTCTGGTTGGGAGTCCTCTGGCCACGGCGCAGGCCCGCCACGAGCGGCTCTCCAAAACCTCTGCGCTCGCGGTCTTCTCCTCGGATGCGCTCTCGTCCGTCGCGTACGCGACCGAGGAGATCCTGCTTATCCTCGTCCTGGCCGGCACGGTCGCCCTCCACTACTCGATCCCCATCGGCGTCGCCATCGCCGTCCTGATCGCGGTCGTCGTCAGCTCGTACCGGCAGACTATCCTAGCCTACCCGCTGGGCGGCGGCTCCTACATCGTCACCAAGGACAACCTCGGCACGCTGCCGGGACTCATCTCGGGCGGGGCGCTCCTGATCGACTACGTGCTGACCGTGGCCGTCAGCGTGGCGGCGGGGGTCGCGGCGCTGACGTCCGCCGTGCCGTGGCTCTACCCGTACCGCATCGTCATCGGCGTGGCGTTCGTCGCCCTCGTGACGCTCGCCAACCTCAGGGGCATCCGCGAGTCCGGCAAGCTCTTCGCGCTGCCGACCTACCTGTTCATCGCCGGATTCTGCGTCCTGATCGTTTACGGGCTCGTCCGCTGGACCTTCGGCTGGGACGCGCCGGCTCAGGCGATGCGCCCGGTTATCCCGGGCGCGCACGAGCTGACGCTCTTCCTGGTCCTCCGCGCCTTCGCTTCGGGCTGCGCGGCGCTCACCGGGGTCGAGGCGGTCTCGGACGGGGTACCGGCCTTCAAGCCGCCCGAGGCGAAGAACGCGCGCGTCGTGCTGGCGTGGCTCGGCGTCATCCTGATTTCGCTTTTCATGGGCATCACGTTCCTCACGCGTCACTACGGCTTGACGCCGCTCCCGGAGGAGACCATCGTCTCCCAGTTGGCGCGCCAGATCGTCGGCGAGGGCCTCTTCTATTACGCGCTGCAGGGCTCCACCATGCTCATCCTGGTGCTGGCGGCCAACACGGCCTTCGCCGACTTTCCGCGGCTGTCCTTCTTCCTCGCCCGGGATGGTTTCCTGCCGCGCCAGTTCGGCACGCGGGGCGACCGGCTCGTGTTCTCCAACGGCATCCTCATCCTGGGAGGGACGGCGGCGCTGCTGCTCGTGCTCTTTGGCGGGAGCACGCACGCGCTGATCCCGCTGTACGCGGTCGGAGTGTTCCTCTCCTTCACGCTCTCGCAGGCGAGCATGGTCCGACGGTGGCTCGTCCGGCGCGAGCCGGGATGGCGGTGGCGCTGGTGGGTCAACGCGGTGGGCGCCGCCACGACGGGGCTCGTGGTGATGGTCATCACCGCCACCAAGTTCACGCACGGCGCCTGGGTGGTCGTGCTGCTGATCCCGCTCCTGGTCATGATGTTCGTGTCCATCCGCCGCCACTATGTAGACGTCGCCGGACAGCTCTCGCTCGAACACCTGTCCGACGAGCCGCCGATGACCAACACAGTGCTCGTGCTGGTGGGCGATCTCCACATGGGCGTGGTGCGGGCGCTCCGCTTCGCACAGTCGCTGTCCTCGAACCCCAAGGCGGTCTACGTCGAGCTCGACCCGGCCCGCACGCTTCGGCTCGAGGAGCGTTGGGCCAAAGGGGGCTGCGGGGTGCCGCTGGTGGTGTTGTCGTCACCCTACCGCTCGGTGCTGGGGCCGCTCTTCGAGTACATGGACCGCATACAGAGCCAGGCGCCGCACGGGGTCATCACCATCGTCATCCCCGAGTTCGTGCCGCGCCACTGGTGGCAGCACGCGCTCCACAACCAGACGGCGCTTCTGGTCAAGGGCGCGCTGCTCTTCCGGCCGGGCATCGTGGTGGTGGACGTTCCCTTCCACCTTAAGGCCTGA
- a CDS encoding YetF domain-containing protein has translation MDILVPDIAITEKVVRSVGVYLFLLVAFRVAGKRQLGQLTAFDLVVLLVISNVLQNAAIGSDNSLGGGLVGASVIIALNWLVAWLTFRHKRLERMVENVPTVLVKHGQILHANLDREHMSMPELRAALRKEGITTMSEVRYAILEEDGHVSVIPRRPVPA, from the coding sequence ATGGACATCCTGGTTCCGGACATCGCCATCACCGAGAAGGTTGTGCGGTCGGTGGGCGTATACCTCTTCCTGCTGGTCGCCTTCCGTGTGGCGGGCAAGCGCCAGCTGGGGCAGCTCACGGCCTTCGACCTGGTCGTCCTGCTGGTCATCAGCAACGTGCTCCAGAACGCGGCCATCGGCAGCGACAACTCCCTGGGCGGCGGGCTCGTCGGCGCCTCCGTCATCATCGCGCTCAACTGGCTGGTGGCGTGGCTCACCTTTCGCCACAAGCGCCTCGAGAGGATGGTTGAGAATGTCCCGACCGTCCTCGTCAAGCACGGCCAAATCCTCCATGCGAATCTCGACCGCGAGCACATGAGCATGCCCGAGCTGCGCGCCGCCCTTCGCAAGGAAGGCATCACGACGATGAGCGAGGTCCGCTACGCCATCCTCGAAGAGGATGGGCACGTGAGCGTCATCCCCCGGAGGCCCGTGCCCGCGTGA